ACTCGATCAAAACCGTGTGACAATCAGTACTTCTTCTACTGGAAAGAAAAAGGACTACGATATGGCCACTGGTGGTTCGGATAAACTTTGGAATAATCATAAGGGTAGTGCTTTCCCGACGGTCGCCGAAGCTGTTCAGGAGAATCTCGATGATTATCGTAGCAAGGAAGATGATATTAAGAAGATTAAGCAGGCTCTTGTGAGTACTGTTCAGAAGAAATTTGGTTAAAATTGACCACTGAGaaagaaaattagaataaattCCTAcataaatttctttaaaaaatgtttagaaaaactaattaatttattttcagaattttgattcgtaaattttaattacaaatttatgaagaaaaaatacatgaaaattgtcaaatttccctaaaatgtatttttttgaaaaatttcgaagtcACTTTTGgactgcaatttttaaataattcaaaaaaattccacctttcaactatttttttgttgcagggATTAAGTGGAGAAAGTGAAGCAGCCGACGAAGCTCTCACCAATGTTCTAGCTGATACAACTGCAAAGCTTGGATCGACTGTGATGAGCCTTCCGGATTTGCTCGAATCAAAGAGGCTCATTGATTTGCACACGAATATTGCCACAACACTGCTTGACGTCATCAAAGAGAGAAAACTGGATGTGCTCTTTGAGCTCGAGCAAAAGCTGTTGCAACACTCACCGCTTGGTAgatcttttttgttgaatttttgaataaaaattggcagaaaaaaccattttagcagcttttttagttaaaaattgccacatttgaaataaaaatcattaaaacttcggaaatttctgtaattgtttaaaatttaaaatttccagaccaACCGGTAACCCAGTTCCTGAGCAATATTAATCACCAAGAAGACGTCCTTCGTGTGCTCATAATCGCATTTTTGTGCCAGGAAACTGTCAATCAGAATGGATATGATCAAATGATGAACTTGCTCCGTGAGCGAGGAATTGAAGAATCCGCACTGAAACATGTGCAGAAGCTCAAgttcgtgaaaaaaattgtcgaaaaaaatcaatagaaactcgagttgaattaaaaaatctaaaatcttgtagaaaattttgtttaaaaaattgtaaagaaataattttgagcttaaaaaaccttaaaatttttatttatttttccaaaaatttattagaaaaaaaaagtaaatagcCCAGAAACTGACAATTTAAGTtgaaaaacctggaaaaaaaccagaatagttcaaaatttcggcttttaaactaaaaatcgtgaaaaaaaagcgaaaaaaatgatttttccatctctggaaaatttaaattttctattctgTGAATACTATTGTCtagcaatttaaaaaactgcatgaattgtcaaaaattaccaatttttcatctaaaaaacTTACGTTTTTCTAGCGAAATtcctaattttatttgatttttcccgcattggaaatttcaaaaaaaaagtgataaatgctctgaaaaatttgaaatttccatttttagactttttcactaactggaaaaactggaaaaatcagCAATAATTGGAAATGTTAGAAATCGCCggatttttgacatttctagtgtcatttaaattttccaaaaaactacaACGAAATTATagataaatatgaaaaaatcatgaaaaaaaaaaatcaaattttagcCTATTTCAACTCTAAGAgtatattttttctgtgattgCCGACATTCTCAAATCccaatttcctaattttcagatccatTTCCCAACTTGGATCCCGAGCCGCCAACTCTGCTCACACAGAAGAGCATCAAGGTGCTGGAACAAAAACGATAAGCATGTTCGGAAAGCTTCTAAGTCATAGTTCGAAATTTGTAATGGAAGGAGTCAAGAATTTGGTGCCAAAAGAGCACAATTTGCCACTTACAAAAATGATTGATTCACTGAATACGCCACCATCATCAACTGGAATATCATCAGCTGTTGGAATTAATCAAATGATTGGAGGATCATCACAAGGACCTGATATTGATGATATTTATTGCTTTTTCGATCCAAAATTGATGCATCAGCCGACGAAggagttcgttttttttttttttaaaagaaaaagtcgaaaattattttttttgtggggagaaaactataaatttgtcaaaaaatatgtacatttcgctaagaaaaataaattcttaatttttcaatttggcgaatttttcagagaaaaattgccgctttttggaaaattgaaaaatcgaaaaaaaaattgaaaaattgtataaatttgtcaaaaatatgtagatttcgattttaaaaattgagaaaagataTGAAATTCTTCTCCATAagtttttccaacaaaaacaataaaaatcgaatttttttcaaaaacaaaaaatttaatacatcggctttttgaccatttttcattaaaaaaaacaatttttgcactaaaaaataaaattttaggttctaattccgaattttcagacgtttttttaaagttgtttatcaatgaattttttttttaagtttcagccttttttattttaaaaaaaatgcttaaaaaaattatttgaagaacattttttaaaaagaaaattgaaatagtttccactttaagaaaaataacaattttcgttatttgttcttagaaaaaaagtaaaagttgccatttttctgagagaaaatattttttttcgatttttctgacaaaaaaactgtttttcgtGGTAAGAAGTAagggaaaattcgaaaaattccaacaaaaaattaaataatcttcattttgaaagaaaattgaaataatttcaactaaatttcgaaaaataaattttccagaaccaTCCTGCTTGCCCGTCAACAATCTGCCCAAGACGTCATTCTTTTCGTTGTTGGAGGTGGAAACTACGTGGAATATCAAAATCTTGTGGATTACggtaattaatttgaaaatattgatactattcaaaaaattacaaaaaaaaaacatttttgtttaaattaaaaagtggagttaaaattgaaaagttgagattttggaagttctagaaaaaaaaactattttaattaatttttaaaaaatgtttctatttgaaaattcgctcgaaattcaaatttgcatagtccattaaatttaaataaaaattgattaattccTTCTCATTtaggagaaattttttttgttggtttgtgaaatttttctaattttcagactattttcgtgctttaaaactattttccaaCACACTTTTCTCTTTCTAAATCCACTATTTTTCCAGGtaaacgaaaaaatctgaTGCGAGTCACCTACGGATGCACGGAGCTCGTGAATCCCGCACAATTCTGCGATCAGGTTAGTTgttgctctctctctctcccgtTGACTGACTTATCTGGCGATTCcccgtattttttttgttcgccGCTCGAATTTTGACGCAAAACTACTGACtcttgcttcttctttttcggctcttgatttgattttccgaaaacGTATCCTCCTGCCGGCTCCTTCTCCTTGTCCTGTTGCCCGAAttcgtgtgtgtgtgtgctcttttgctttttctttcTGTCGCCATAAccgtcgaaaatttgaaatttgaatcgaATTAGAATCGAAGAAAAGGAGAGGAGGATCTGtcaacactttttgaaatttgatctaCGAAGTATATATGGATAACTTTGTTAGGAATctgttttctggtttttcatagaaattggctgaaaatttatttttaatttgattaaaaagaaAACGCTTTTTATAGAAGCTCCAGGAAATTTAGGCCAAACtgcgaaaaatttagaaaaaaacacttaaaactttaaaaaatcatccttaattttcccaaaattttgagaaaaaaatctttagaaTTCAGATTCACAGTTCCTCgacaaaattgagaaacagataaggaaatttggaaaaaaagttgaaaaataaaaaaacttaaagaaaccagaaaaagttcagaaaaagtctccgaaaaaccagaaatttttgaggaaaactcgaagaaatttctcaaaaattcagaaattgataattttgagcTCACATAGtaacaaaatatataatacatacattaaaaaattcaattaaattcgaaatttgttgaaaaatttgatttttttaaaaaattatcagactAGCATAGtctatattgatttttttcccgaatttttatggaaaaattaacCTTgtcgatttaattttttttgttaatgttcatcgattttccattgaaaatcatcaagaaaaaaaaactcccgacaaaaattttttcaaagccaTTTTTCCGCTTCACCCTTTCGGCGTCACGCCTCGATTTATATATTACCATAACCTAATTTATTCGATAACTTTTGACCTCAAAAGTTGATAAGTTGCATCTTCCTCTCCTCCGCCCTCCTTTGGACGTCTGCTGGTGCtcgcagaatttttttttgttctgcgGCTTCAACAGCCTCAATCACGTTGCGCGGGGCGTTCGAATTGACCCCtacggaattgaaaagtttctaGTTCGGATTACATaaactttttctctctctGTTTTGCTCTTTTGTGAAAGTTGAATTTAAGATGATTAACTGTTCTATTTcgtcagaaatttttttaaaggagcgttctgaaaatatgaacatttaTAGTAGTGTTTAGATAAATTCccgtgatttttaaaaattaatattgtgATTTAACATCATTCTCACAGTCGGAATAGcctaaaaattaatgatataaagtaaattaaaattcaattttttttcaaagctctATTCTGAGGAAGTGTGCatactgtattttttcttttagcaAAAAGAGTAcatttttgtacaaatttcAACATGAAAATCCAACGTTGATCTAAAATTAGTTATAGAAATGccgaaaaaagtttgttctataggaaaataacatttatttttgttgaacgGCCGGAAAAAGTCCTCAAATATTGCCTGAAAGTTGCCGTTTTGTtcatttgccgaaaaaatgcCGCACATCCCTGATTTCTAGTTTCCAGTAAAcactgaatttttcattagaaGTTTAACACAAAATCCAGCTGCAATTTGTAATATACTGTAACTCTGTAATAGTGATTGTGATCCAATCTTCCCCTTGTAAATATCACTCTTTATTTATTACACACGCACACAAATGTCGTCACTTCTTCGTAAGCGGCCTAAATCGAATTGGGCACCTCTCGATTTCAAGAAGAACGTCTCTTTCTCCCTCTGCTCCATCCTTCCGCGCCGTCGCTCgatattccaaaaatgagAATGTGTGTAGTTCTCCTAGAACCCTCTAGAGACTCCTAGTGATGACAGTTGACGGGAGATTTGTCGCGCGCCTGATTTGGGTGCTTTTTCCGCATGTTTCGCATTTTCTGGGAGCCAATTGACGACGGATTCCTGGTTGTATTATATCGATgaaggaaatgtttttttttttgaggaagaAGGCAGTAACCATggttcttttatttttatttgatggCCTCTTGGAATTATATATTTCCTCTTCTCAATCGAGAGAAAGAGGAATAGGAAGAGGAAAAGACGAACAATTATGTTTTTGCACACTAAGATAGACTCACACGCACATACTTTCACAGGAAGGAAGACGCAATTAAATCAGAAAAGTTCTGCAATTCTCTTATTGCACATAATCTTCTAGAGAATGAATGGACTTGTAGTTCGTCTCCTCCTCCTCGTGGTGATGGTGTCTCTGGACACATCGTCCATCAGACGTGTTAGCAGGAGGCGCCCCCCACGCTCCTCTGGGACGAACAAGAGCCATATAATCCAGTGAAAAGTTTTTGGGGTTGTTCTTCGGAGGACGAAGAAGCCCAAGAATGacgaacatttttggcggtggtggtggcgTCCACGAGGAGGACAAAACACATCCGTCTTTGTGTCGCCGAGGCGCCAGTTTTGGGTTATTGGAGTTGCAGAAGTAGCAGTAGCAGCAGCAGCACAAGTGTGTTGGAGCAAGCTCTGTAATTTCTGCATTTCCGATATTTTCATCTTGAACCGGTGGCCTCGATGTGTCTTGTTCTGTCTGTCTGTCTTGTTGCGGCCAGATTGTAAAATACCCgactcatttcatttttccgaCGATTCTCTTCCAATGTTCAATACGGCTTTAAATAGAAGATTTTTGAAG
The nucleotide sequence above comes from Caenorhabditis elegans chromosome III. Encoded proteins:
- the sly-1 gene encoding Sec1 family domain-containing protein 1 (Confirmed by transcript evidence), with protein sequence MPAELESVRTRQIVALRTMINLNEPVVNSGVREPVWKVLVLDRTGQDIISPLLPVKQLRELGVTLHLLIGARREPLTDVPAVYFVSPNDENIDLMSEDLKKAMYDSFYCNFISPLARPRLESLASAAVHGGAVSQVQKVVDQYLNFISLEDDLFVLRRYSENSTFSYHAMNSPGTSDVAVNAMLDSIADGLFAVCATMGIVPIIRCPKGNAAEMVAKKLDQKLRDNLRDSRNNLFTMDGVRMGLLQTSRPLLVIGDRSADLATMLHHTWTYQALMHDVLELDQNRVTISTSSTGKKKDYDMATGGSDKLWNNHKGSAFPTVAEAVQENLDDYRSKEDDIKKIKQALGLSGESEAADEALTNVLADTTAKLGSTVMSLPDLLESKRLIDLHTNIATTLLDVIKERKLDVLFELEQKLLQHSPLDQPVTQFLSNINHQEDVLRVLIIAFLCQETVNQNGYDQMMNLLRERGIEESALKHVQKLKSISQLGSRAANSAHTEEHQGAGTKTISMFGKLLSHSSKFVMEGVKNLVPKEHNLPLTKMIDSLNTPPSSTGISSAVGINQMIGGSSQGPDIDDIYCFFDPKLMHQPTKETILLARQQSAQDVILFVVGGGNYVEYQNLVDYGKRKNLMRVTYGCTELVNPAQFCDQLTRLGRASD
- the sly-1 gene encoding Sec1 family domain-containing protein 1 (Confirmed by transcript evidence), with translation MPAELESVRTRQIVALRTMINLNEPVVNSGVREPVWKVLVLDRTGQDIISPLLPVKQLRELGVTLHLLIGARREPLTDVPAVYFVSPNDENIDLMSEDLKKAMYDSFYCNFISPLARPRLESLASAAVHGGAVSQVQKVVDQYLNFISLEDDLFVLRRYSENSTFSYHAMNSPGTSDVAVNAMLDSIADGLFAVCATMGIVPIIRCPKGNAAEMVAKKLDQKLRDNLRDSRNNLFTMDGVRMGLLQTSRPLLVIGDRSADLATMLHHTWTYQALMHDVLELDQNRVTISTSSTGKKKDYDMATGGSDKLWNNHKGSAFPTVAEAVQENLDDYRSKEDDIKKIKQALGLSGESEAADEALTNVLADTTAKLGSTVMSLPDLLESKRLIDLHTNIATTLLDVIKERKLDVLFELEQKLLQHSPLDQPVTQFLSNINHQEDVLRVLIIAFLCQETVNQNGYDQMMNLLRERGIEESALKHVQKLKSISQLGSRAANSAHTEEHQGAGTKTISMFGKLLSHSSKFVMEGVKNLVPKEHNLPLTKMIDSLNTPPSSTGISSAVGINQMIGGSSQGPDIDDIYCFFDPKLMHQPTKETILLARQQSAQDVILFVVGGGNYVEYQNLVDYGKRKNLMRVTYGCTELVNPAQFCDQVSCCSLSLPLTDLSGDSPYFFCSPLEF